One Candidatus Anoxymicrobium japonicum DNA segment encodes these proteins:
- a CDS encoding elongation factor 4, with amino-acid sequence MDPSRIRNFCIIAHIDHGKSTLADRFLELTGAIEPGRERSQFLDSMDLERERGITIKAQAVRLAYERDGDSYELNLIDTPGHVDFNYEVSRSLAACEGAVLLVDAAQGVEAQTIGNLHLAEASGLVIIPVINKIDLPSAEPERVRDEVVDILGVNPSEVFFCSSKTGAGVPEILEAVIRLVPPPSPGSDERLRALVFDSSYDQYRGVVTLVRVVSGRLETGMEISMMAAGSRAYAESVGYLDPGMMPADSLTAGEVGFVATGMKDISKLPVGDTLTTCLDGASDRLPGYREPKPVVFAGLFPIDNSDYQSLRDALAKLRLNDSSFTYDPETSQALGFGFRCGFLGLLHMEVVRERLEREYGLDLIITPPNVVYRVTDKAGNVTVVKNPSQMPLASTVALVEEPYVSLLLIMPGEVVGPVMELCQKRRVSYKDMVYLSSNRVELSYSMPLAEMVSGFYDQLKSKSRGYASLDYELEEYRAGPLVKLEIMVHGEVVDAFSTVVSRDRAQARGRELAAKLKSVIPRQLFELAIQASVGGRVIARETLPAHRKDVTAKCYGGDITRKRKLREKQKAGKKRMKMVGQVEIPQEAFIAIIKAEDGA; translated from the coding sequence TTGGATCCGTCGAGGATAAGGAACTTTTGCATAATCGCGCACATAGACCACGGGAAGTCAACGCTGGCCGACCGTTTTCTAGAGCTTACGGGCGCGATAGAGCCCGGGCGTGAGCGGTCTCAGTTCCTCGATAGCATGGACCTCGAAAGAGAGCGCGGCATTACGATAAAGGCCCAGGCCGTGCGCCTGGCGTACGAGCGCGATGGCGATTCTTACGAGCTCAACCTCATAGACACTCCCGGTCACGTCGATTTCAACTACGAGGTATCGCGGAGTCTGGCCGCGTGTGAGGGCGCCGTGCTGCTCGTTGACGCGGCGCAAGGCGTGGAGGCCCAGACAATCGGGAACCTTCACCTCGCTGAAGCGAGCGGCCTCGTGATCATCCCGGTGATCAACAAGATTGATCTGCCGTCGGCGGAGCCGGAGCGAGTTCGCGACGAGGTGGTTGACATTCTCGGCGTGAACCCGTCAGAAGTGTTTTTCTGCTCGTCGAAAACAGGCGCTGGGGTTCCCGAAATCCTCGAAGCGGTGATCCGCCTCGTGCCGCCGCCTTCTCCCGGATCCGACGAGCGCTTGAGAGCGCTGGTGTTCGATTCGTCGTACGATCAGTACAGGGGAGTGGTGACGTTAGTGCGGGTCGTATCCGGCAGGCTCGAGACTGGCATGGAAATAAGCATGATGGCCGCTGGAAGCAGGGCGTACGCTGAGTCGGTTGGCTATCTTGATCCCGGTATGATGCCCGCCGATTCACTGACCGCCGGTGAGGTCGGTTTTGTGGCGACAGGAATGAAGGACATCTCGAAGCTCCCGGTCGGAGACACGCTGACAACCTGCCTGGACGGCGCCTCCGACCGGTTGCCCGGGTACAGGGAACCCAAGCCCGTGGTGTTTGCGGGACTGTTTCCGATAGACAACAGCGATTACCAATCGTTGCGTGACGCGCTCGCGAAGTTGAGATTGAATGATTCCTCTTTTACATATGATCCCGAGACGTCGCAGGCGTTGGGGTTCGGCTTTCGATGTGGATTTCTCGGCTTGCTCCACATGGAGGTTGTGCGTGAACGGCTGGAGCGCGAGTATGGCCTTGACCTGATAATTACACCCCCGAACGTGGTGTACCGCGTCACTGACAAGGCCGGGAACGTTACTGTCGTGAAAAACCCTTCACAGATGCCACTCGCCAGTACGGTCGCTCTTGTGGAGGAGCCTTACGTATCGCTTCTCTTGATCATGCCCGGGGAAGTGGTCGGGCCTGTCATGGAGTTATGTCAGAAAAGAAGGGTATCCTACAAGGACATGGTTTATCTGTCCAGCAATAGGGTCGAGCTCAGTTACAGCATGCCGCTGGCTGAGATGGTGTCCGGGTTCTACGACCAGCTCAAATCGAAATCCCGGGGTTACGCGTCACTGGACTACGAGCTCGAAGAGTATCGCGCCGGGCCACTCGTCAAGCTGGAGATAATGGTTCATGGCGAGGTCGTCGACGCGTTTTCCACAGTTGTCTCACGGGACAGGGCTCAGGCGCGCGGCCGTGAGCTGGCGGCAAAACTTAAATCGGTGATACCGCGCCAGCTTTTTGAACTTGCCATACAAGCTTCTGTCGGAGGCAGGGTAATAGCGAGGGAGACGCTTCCCGCTCACAGGAAAGACGTAACCGCCAAATGTTATGGTGGTGATATCACGCGCAAGCGCAAGCTCCGCGAGAAGCAGAAGGCCGGCAAGAAGCGCATGAAGATGGTCGGGCAGGTGGAGATTCCGCAGGAGGCTTTTATCGCGATAATTAAAGCGGAAGACGGTGCCTGA
- the hrcA gene encoding heat-inducible transcription repressor HrcA has product MSIEKGSRKEKILLAVIQDFILTGKPVGSGAIACVRGLNVSTATIRNELAALEDMGFLGHPHTSAGRVPTDIAYRYYVDVLMRESRPSGRDAEAIERLFTAQTMEMESLFQEASVLLSRLTHSTAIVFAPFSAANPLRHLDLVRLSSRRVMLIVITSKGQVGRQFLRLAAPVTTDTVNRVETFLNKSLAGRALDQINSDSLLKSARFAAAGAILLKDALEAIRDYLGAIEERVFIGGAANLISERGSARQEWAQVLMEAMEKQYFILDLLKDLLGERQLTVRIGEENRLRELQRYSLVGASYEIGQGMLGSLGVVGPTSMDYARTICMVQSMAKNLGRTLNTSEK; this is encoded by the coding sequence ATGTCTATAGAGAAAGGGTCGAGAAAAGAAAAGATACTGCTCGCGGTGATTCAGGATTTTATCCTGACCGGAAAGCCGGTAGGGTCTGGCGCGATCGCATGTGTTCGGGGACTCAACGTCAGCACCGCTACGATACGCAATGAGCTTGCCGCGCTCGAGGACATGGGTTTTCTGGGGCATCCACACACTTCCGCCGGACGTGTCCCGACAGACATCGCTTACAGGTACTACGTTGACGTGCTGATGAGAGAGTCGAGGCCGTCAGGCCGAGATGCCGAGGCTATCGAGAGGTTGTTTACGGCGCAGACCATGGAGATGGAGAGCCTTTTTCAGGAGGCATCCGTACTGCTGTCCAGATTGACGCATAGTACCGCTATTGTTTTCGCGCCTTTCAGCGCCGCGAACCCTCTCCGGCATCTGGATCTGGTGCGCTTGAGCAGTCGGCGTGTCATGCTGATAGTGATCACGTCTAAAGGACAGGTAGGACGGCAGTTCTTGAGGCTCGCGGCGCCGGTGACCACGGATACCGTGAACCGGGTGGAGACGTTCTTGAACAAATCACTTGCCGGGCGCGCTCTCGATCAGATCAATAGTGATTCATTATTGAAGAGCGCAAGGTTCGCCGCGGCAGGCGCTATCCTTCTCAAGGACGCGCTCGAAGCGATCCGCGACTATCTCGGCGCCATCGAGGAACGCGTGTTCATCGGTGGCGCCGCGAACCTCATCAGCGAGAGGGGCAGCGCCAGGCAGGAGTGGGCACAAGTTTTGATGGAAGCGATGGAGAAGCAATATTTCATACTCGATCTTCTCAAAGATCTTTTGGGCGAGAGACAGCTCACGGTGCGGATTGGCGAGGAGAACAGACTGCGAGAGCTTCAGCGTTACTCGCTGGTCGGCGCCAGTTATGAGATCGGCCAGGGAATGCTTGGTTCGCTTGGCGTGGTAGGCCCGACGTCCATGGATTACGCTCGCACAATTTGCATGGTCCAGTCTATGGCTAAGAACCTGGGCCGAACACTGAACACGTCAGAGAAGTAG
- a CDS encoding molecular chaperone DnaJ, producing MHNDIDRDLYEILGVAQGVSSDEIKSAYRGKARECHPDVAQHDLESEEKFKELTFAYEVLSDPEKRRTYDAFGLDGLRRGAGIDASGFGSISDLFDMFFGNGYGFSRQRPARGGKERGRDMEMLMTVSLDDVLSGLEKDIEHTRMATCSLCDGSGMKPGARMNRCAVCQGTGDIRKTQRNVFGTFIRSQPCPTCAGQGEVVTDPCQNCEGAGRERITEKLRVSMPPGVERQDRIRIKEKGEGGARGGPSGDLYVVIDVASDDRFERNGKHLYTCVEVGMIDAALGAEIDMKVLDGTHKLKVPAGVQPDDVLKIKGKGLPPRYGGRRGDIFVRVRISVPKQLTGKQRNLLESYRESEKAKASK from the coding sequence ATGCACAACGACATTGACAGAGACCTCTACGAGATACTTGGCGTGGCGCAGGGCGTCTCCTCAGATGAGATAAAGAGCGCCTATCGCGGCAAGGCCAGGGAGTGCCACCCGGACGTCGCGCAACATGACCTGGAAAGCGAAGAGAAGTTCAAGGAGTTGACGTTCGCCTACGAGGTTCTCTCCGACCCCGAGAAACGCAGGACATATGACGCGTTTGGGCTGGATGGACTGCGCCGGGGCGCCGGCATCGACGCCAGTGGCTTCGGCTCGATATCGGATCTGTTCGATATGTTTTTCGGAAACGGATACGGTTTCTCCAGGCAACGCCCCGCGCGCGGAGGCAAAGAGCGCGGACGTGACATGGAGATGTTGATGACGGTGTCTCTCGATGATGTGCTTTCAGGCCTGGAGAAGGATATCGAACACACGCGGATGGCCACCTGCTCGTTGTGCGATGGCTCGGGAATGAAGCCGGGCGCGCGGATGAACAGGTGCGCCGTGTGTCAGGGAACCGGAGATATCCGAAAAACGCAACGCAACGTTTTTGGCACATTCATACGTTCGCAACCTTGCCCGACGTGCGCGGGACAGGGAGAGGTTGTCACAGATCCGTGCCAGAACTGCGAAGGCGCCGGCAGGGAGAGGATTACTGAAAAGTTGCGCGTGTCTATGCCTCCCGGAGTCGAGCGACAGGATCGCATACGGATAAAGGAAAAGGGTGAAGGCGGCGCGCGCGGAGGGCCGTCGGGAGACCTGTATGTGGTGATCGACGTCGCGTCGGACGACAGGTTCGAGAGAAATGGGAAGCATCTTTACACATGCGTCGAGGTAGGAATGATTGACGCCGCCCTTGGCGCCGAGATCGACATGAAAGTTCTTGATGGAACACACAAACTGAAGGTGCCGGCCGGCGTCCAGCCTGACGACGTCCTCAAGATAAAAGGCAAAGGACTTCCTCCTCGTTACGGTGGAAGGCGTGGCGATATATTTGTGCGTGTCCGGATTTCAGTGCCAAAGCAGCTTACCGGAAAACAAAGGAATCTACTCGAGTCCTACCGTGAATCGGAGAAAGCGAAAGCGAGCAAGTGA
- a CDS encoding histidine triad nucleotide-binding protein, with translation MAEDCLFCRIVSKEVGSDIIDERPSAIAFRDVNPQAPVHVLVVPREHVSTVADIVSGPDSREILSDVFFLIGDIVVSEGIAQSGYRIVINVGEDAGQAIDHLHFHLFGGRFMGWPPG, from the coding sequence ATGGCGGAAGATTGTCTGTTTTGCCGGATAGTAAGCAAGGAAGTCGGTAGCGATATCATTGACGAGAGGCCGTCGGCCATTGCGTTTCGGGACGTGAATCCGCAGGCGCCCGTGCACGTGCTCGTTGTTCCACGTGAACATGTATCCACAGTAGCGGATATCGTGTCTGGCCCAGATTCCCGAGAGATACTCTCAGATGTGTTCTTTCTAATAGGCGATATCGTTGTGAGCGAAGGGATCGCGCAAAGTGGATATAGGATCGTCATCAACGTCGGCGAGGATGCCGGGCAAGCGATCGATCACCTGCACTTCCATCTCTTTGGCGGAAGGTTCATGGGCTGGCCACCTGGCTAA
- a CDS encoding glutamyl-tRNA amidotransferase, protein MDFKETLKRDLGSALKSGDKLRLSTIRMMLSEIHNAEIARSGELTDEEYAAIVAREARKRAESIEEFTKAARQDLVDRETYELSVIRAYMPEQLSDDEIMKIVSETIDEVGASSPSDFGKVMGKLMPKLKGKADGKKVNVLVREMLAR, encoded by the coding sequence GTGGATTTCAAAGAAACGTTGAAGCGTGACCTCGGAAGCGCTCTCAAAAGCGGTGACAAACTCAGGCTCTCCACCATCAGGATGATGCTCTCGGAGATTCACAACGCCGAGATCGCCAGGAGTGGCGAACTCACAGATGAAGAGTATGCGGCCATTGTGGCGCGCGAAGCGCGAAAGCGCGCCGAATCGATAGAGGAGTTCACGAAAGCCGCCCGGCAAGACCTTGTTGACAGGGAGACGTATGAGCTCTCTGTAATTCGGGCCTATATGCCCGAGCAGTTATCTGACGACGAAATAATGAAGATCGTCTCTGAGACAATCGATGAAGTGGGCGCTTCTTCTCCATCAGACTTTGGAAAGGTAATGGGTAAGCTGATGCCAAAGCTCAAAGGCAAGGCTGACGGCAAGAAAGTCAACGTGCTGGTTCGCGAGATGCTTGCGCGATGA
- a CDS encoding phosphate starvation-inducible protein PhoH, whose protein sequence is MSEHKQKLSDVTEVKIVIPHKQAMVSLLGQGDRFLKIIEESFDCRIVARGNEIDLNGSASETKSCTRLFEELVELLEEGLVITDENLAITIDMVRRGEILKSTQVFKDVVLTTRGKIIRPRTPGQKRYVEMMRKSTIVFSIGPAGTGKTYLALAYAVQCLLDKKVNRLVLTRPAIEAGEKLGFLPGDICQKVDPYLRPLYDALYEMLGAEKFHRMLDRGSIEVAPLAFMRGRTLNDSFVILDEAQNTSPEQMKMFLTRLGFASRAVITGDVTQVDLPREIKSGLLLVSDILQKIEGVSFVSLDACDVVRHKIVQQIVEAYKEYELRNGQD, encoded by the coding sequence ATGAGTGAACACAAACAGAAATTGAGTGACGTTACCGAAGTGAAAATAGTGATTCCGCACAAGCAGGCAATGGTGTCGCTTCTTGGCCAGGGAGACAGGTTCCTGAAGATAATCGAGGAATCGTTTGATTGTCGAATCGTTGCGCGTGGTAATGAAATAGATCTCAATGGAAGCGCCAGCGAGACAAAATCGTGCACCAGGCTTTTTGAGGAGTTGGTCGAGCTTCTCGAGGAAGGCCTTGTGATAACAGATGAGAATCTCGCTATCACAATTGACATGGTCAGGCGTGGTGAGATTCTTAAATCCACTCAAGTTTTCAAAGATGTAGTTCTGACCACACGCGGCAAGATAATCAGGCCCAGGACGCCCGGACAGAAGCGATACGTTGAGATGATGCGGAAATCGACGATAGTCTTCAGCATCGGGCCGGCCGGAACGGGCAAGACGTACCTGGCTCTGGCTTACGCTGTGCAGTGCTTGCTCGACAAAAAGGTGAATCGCCTCGTTCTCACCAGGCCGGCGATCGAGGCGGGAGAGAAGCTGGGCTTCCTTCCCGGAGACATCTGCCAGAAGGTTGACCCTTACCTGCGGCCTCTGTACGACGCTCTTTACGAGATGTTGGGCGCCGAGAAGTTTCACCGGATGCTGGATCGGGGATCGATAGAGGTGGCCCCGCTTGCTTTCATGAGAGGACGCACACTCAACGATTCCTTCGTAATTCTGGACGAGGCGCAAAACACGAGCCCGGAGCAAATGAAGATGTTTCTTACCAGGCTCGGGTTTGCCAGTCGCGCGGTCATCACCGGTGACGTAACACAGGTGGACTTGCCCAGGGAGATCAAATCAGGACTCTTGCTCGTGAGCGACATCCTGCAAAAAATAGAAGGCGTATCATTTGTGAGTCTCGACGCGTGCGACGTGGTGAGGCACAAGATAGTCCAGCAGATAGTGGAAGCGTACAAGGAGTATGAGTTGCGGAACGGCCAGGATTGA
- the ybeY gene encoding rRNA maturation RNase YbeY encodes MSCGTARIDVLVRITGRLDIRGREARRLKRSLSKMMRKLAPGKNFELSIAFLGEEEIRRLNREYRSVDEDTDVISFPQMSHDEIANSCGGGMGQPAPLGDIGIGVDVARRQAAERGHPAFEEIELLAAHGLLHLFGYDHGNLEGSRAMAAAERMLVGKSMIEHFEREN; translated from the coding sequence ATGAGTTGCGGAACGGCCAGGATTGATGTGCTTGTAAGAATAACGGGGCGGCTTGATATCCGCGGACGCGAGGCTCGAAGACTGAAGCGTTCGTTGTCAAAGATGATGAGGAAGCTTGCGCCTGGAAAGAATTTCGAACTGAGCATAGCGTTTCTTGGAGAAGAAGAGATCAGGCGCCTCAACCGCGAGTACCGCAGTGTCGACGAAGACACCGATGTCATCTCGTTTCCACAGATGTCACATGATGAAATAGCGAATTCTTGTGGCGGCGGGATGGGACAGCCGGCGCCGCTGGGAGACATAGGCATCGGCGTTGACGTGGCGCGGCGGCAGGCCGCCGAGCGTGGGCATCCCGCATTCGAGGAGATAGAGCTTCTGGCGGCGCACGGCCTGCTCCATCTGTTCGGTTACGATCATGGGAACCTCGAGGGATCGCGTGCTATGGCCGCGGCCGAGAGAATGTTGGTGGGAAAGAGCATGATTGAGCATTTTGAACGGGAGAATTGA
- a CDS encoding peptidoglycan editing factor PgeF has translation MFEQVERNGVRVLTSTALEAEVGVRVAFTGRASGAAESLNVSYNVGDDPSLVARNRGLVSEALELPLDRWVLGQQVHGRVVTEVGPLEVGRGAREGHSALPGADGLVTSLEDVSLAVLTADCVPLIFVAPLGNTIGVVHAGWRGVLAGIVSVGLRNVMWPAAGMKCLVGPHIGPCCMDVSEDVADAFEREFHGKDVVQGSKRRSLDLFRACSSQLLAAGVREKDIFNSGFCTMCSGEYFSYRADASCGRQMSIACIVGAR, from the coding sequence ATGTTTGAGCAAGTTGAGCGCAATGGGGTTCGCGTGCTGACCTCCACCGCGCTGGAGGCGGAGGTCGGTGTGCGCGTCGCTTTCACCGGTCGCGCGTCGGGTGCCGCTGAGAGCCTCAACGTGTCTTATAACGTCGGAGACGATCCATCATTAGTCGCCAGGAACAGAGGTCTCGTTTCCGAAGCGCTGGAGCTGCCGCTGGACAGGTGGGTTCTTGGCCAGCAGGTTCACGGGCGCGTGGTGACCGAGGTCGGGCCGCTCGAAGTGGGGCGAGGCGCGCGCGAGGGCCACTCCGCTCTTCCCGGTGCCGATGGGTTGGTGACGTCTCTCGAGGATGTGTCACTGGCTGTGCTTACTGCGGATTGTGTTCCATTGATATTTGTCGCGCCGCTCGGGAATACAATAGGAGTCGTACATGCCGGATGGAGAGGCGTTCTCGCAGGGATTGTCTCCGTTGGCTTGCGTAACGTGATGTGGCCCGCCGCCGGCATGAAATGTCTTGTCGGCCCGCACATTGGGCCATGTTGTATGGATGTAAGCGAAGATGTCGCTGACGCTTTTGAGCGTGAGTTCCACGGCAAGGACGTAGTTCAAGGATCGAAGCGCCGGTCACTCGACCTTTTTCGCGCCTGCTCATCGCAATTGCTGGCCGCGGGAGTTCGCGAAAAAGACATTTTCAATAGCGGATTTTGCACGATGTGTTCGGGCGAATACTTTTCTTACCGCGCCGACGCGTCCTGCGGCAGACAGATGTCGATTGCCTGCATTGTGGGCGCGCGATGA
- a CDS encoding acylphosphatase → MNADVVRARVVVSGRVQGVFFRAETREMARGLDIAGWAANRIDGTVEIVLEGNEKFVRQAIEWCGRGPATARVDNVDIRWEAPEGERGFKILATGDERFT, encoded by the coding sequence ATGAACGCTGATGTCGTGCGCGCGAGAGTTGTTGTGAGCGGAAGAGTGCAAGGTGTGTTTTTTCGCGCTGAAACAAGAGAGATGGCCCGCGGGCTCGATATCGCTGGATGGGCAGCCAATAGAATTGACGGCACGGTCGAGATTGTCCTCGAGGGAAACGAGAAATTCGTGCGTCAGGCAATCGAATGGTGTGGCCGTGGGCCCGCCACCGCGCGCGTCGATAATGTCGATATTCGGTGGGAGGCGCCGGAGGGAGAAAGGGGCTTTAAGATTCTCGCCACTGGAGATGAGCGATTTACATGA
- a CDS encoding YggS family pyridoxal phosphate-dependent enzyme: MFSKESNHTQTKSIESSLRENVRNVMARIEASAMRAGRDPGQVRLLAATKNRSVAQIEASIAAGVRLIGENKVQEFAGKASAIEGAVEIHFIGHLQRNKVRQVVGMVELIHSLDSVRLAREINDISAKKGIVQKALIQVNVAEEESKSGIAPRELEWFLKEIKDLRNLDVRGLSTIAPYARRGEEVRWVFKRLRELSSGFETERTGFRLKELSMGMTNDFEIAVEEGSTIVRIGAAIFGLGPRVDGEPDKEVV, translated from the coding sequence ATGTTTTCAAAGGAATCAAACCACACTCAAACGAAGTCCATTGAGAGTTCTTTGCGCGAAAATGTGCGCAATGTAATGGCGCGCATAGAAGCAAGCGCTATGCGGGCGGGGAGGGATCCCGGTCAGGTCAGATTGCTTGCGGCGACAAAGAACAGAAGCGTGGCTCAGATAGAAGCTTCAATTGCCGCGGGCGTAAGATTGATAGGCGAGAACAAAGTCCAGGAGTTCGCGGGCAAGGCAAGCGCTATTGAAGGGGCGGTGGAGATACACTTTATCGGCCATCTGCAGCGCAACAAGGTGAGGCAGGTGGTGGGGATGGTGGAGTTGATACATTCGCTGGACAGTGTGAGGCTCGCGCGGGAGATAAACGACATATCCGCGAAAAAGGGGATCGTACAGAAGGCGCTGATACAGGTGAACGTCGCGGAGGAGGAGAGCAAGTCCGGCATTGCCCCTCGTGAGCTGGAATGGTTCTTAAAAGAGATAAAAGATCTCAGAAATCTGGACGTCAGGGGGCTTTCGACGATTGCGCCGTACGCCAGGCGAGGAGAAGAGGTTCGCTGGGTGTTTAAGAGATTACGCGAGCTGTCGTCCGGCTTTGAGACAGAGCGGACAGGTTTCAGATTGAAGGAATTGTCGATGGGAATGACGAACGATTTTGAGATAGCAGTAGAGGAGGGTTCGACGATTGTTCGCATAGGCGCCGCGATTTTCGGCTTGGGGCCGCGGGTTGACGGTGAGCCAGACAAGGAGGTTGTGTAG
- a CDS encoding cell division protein SepF, with translation MPGFWGGVVEWLGLKEPDEFGEMRAREEAVEEISDRVPRRRGSERILQSVPEATSKVHVIEPKGFNDAEQIGAKFKNDTPVIVNLQSIDRELSRRLIDFVSGLAYGLDGGIQRVAEMVFLLTPASIEVSAEDRKWMREKGFFNQF, from the coding sequence ATGCCTGGTTTTTGGGGAGGGGTCGTTGAGTGGCTTGGACTCAAGGAGCCTGATGAATTTGGGGAGATGAGAGCCAGGGAGGAAGCGGTAGAGGAGATATCGGATCGAGTGCCTCGCAGGAGAGGTTCCGAGAGGATACTTCAGTCCGTGCCCGAAGCTACATCGAAGGTTCACGTAATAGAGCCCAAAGGCTTTAACGACGCCGAGCAAATAGGGGCGAAGTTCAAGAACGACACACCTGTGATCGTGAACCTTCAGAGCATTGACAGAGAGCTCTCGAGACGCCTCATTGATTTTGTGAGCGGTCTTGCATACGGTCTGGACGGCGGCATCCAGAGGGTCGCGGAGATGGTGTTCCTGTTGACACCGGCAAGCATCGAAGTTTCCGCCGAAGACCGCAAGTGGATGCGTGAAAAAGGGTTTTTCAATCAGTTTTGA
- the proC gene encoding pyrroline-5-carboxylate reductase — MGTSMLGAWIESGTLRPEDILVAERDAGKAEAARDLFGVAIGGVSEIGAECEIVILAVKPQDSQPVLSELTGVLKSSQTLMSIVAGLTVGAIRRQLGEGLSVVRIMPNMAARVRAAVSVFTVDAGAEEPDTIGIKNLLAAMGELEEVEEKWMDLATAMSGSGPAYYFYLTEALENACVAQGMPKEMARKLARETLWGAARMIKETGIDPKELRRAVSSPGGTTLAALSEMEKAGFAEIVVKAVEAARRRAGELAQE, encoded by the coding sequence ATGGGCACGTCCATGCTGGGCGCCTGGATTGAGTCGGGCACGTTGCGTCCGGAAGATATTCTTGTTGCCGAGCGGGATGCCGGGAAGGCTGAAGCGGCGCGTGATTTATTTGGTGTGGCGATAGGTGGCGTATCCGAAATCGGGGCAGAGTGTGAAATAGTGATACTGGCTGTCAAACCACAGGACAGCCAGCCGGTTCTTTCCGAGTTGACCGGCGTTTTGAAAAGTTCGCAGACGCTCATGTCTATAGTGGCTGGGCTGACAGTTGGCGCCATCAGAAGACAGTTGGGCGAAGGTTTGTCCGTTGTGAGGATCATGCCCAATATGGCCGCTCGCGTACGGGCGGCGGTTTCAGTTTTTACAGTAGATGCCGGAGCGGAAGAGCCGGATACGATTGGAATTAAGAACTTGCTGGCGGCTATGGGAGAATTGGAGGAAGTCGAGGAGAAGTGGATGGATCTCGCCACGGCGATGAGTGGAAGTGGTCCAGCTTACTATTTCTATCTGACAGAAGCCCTGGAAAACGCGTGCGTGGCGCAGGGCATGCCAAAAGAGATGGCGCGAAAACTGGCAAGAGAAACTCTGTGGGGCGCCGCCAGGATGATCAAGGAAACAGGGATCGACCCCAAAGAGTTGCGGCGCGCCGTCTCGTCGCCGGGCGGCACTACGCTTGCCGCCTTGAGCGAGATGGAAAAGGCGGGCTTCGCGGAGATCGTAGTGAAGGCTGTTGAAGCGGCCAGGCGCCGGGCGGGGGAGTTGGCGCAGGAATAA
- a CDS encoding RNA 2',3'-cyclic phosphodiesterase, with product MTSEQQHSNMRLFTAFPLSVEVREYVVGVIDELAESIEGVRWTPSENLHVTLCFIGDCSWEKALEMIPWMEKAARRLPLTLTVGGVSNFLSRGSARVIWVGVHDTIGAIEEVYNVLEKGVKKCGLPREKRKYRPHITIGRAKGRFAPITSELANRIKKNDILLKAEQIVLYKSELGGMNAVHTEIARVGSRVIGV from the coding sequence GTGACGAGCGAGCAACAACATTCAAACATGAGACTTTTTACAGCCTTCCCCCTTTCCGTGGAGGTGCGCGAGTATGTGGTTGGGGTCATTGACGAGCTTGCGGAAAGTATTGAGGGAGTCAGGTGGACGCCTTCTGAGAACTTGCATGTGACATTGTGCTTCATAGGTGATTGCTCCTGGGAAAAGGCGCTTGAGATGATCCCGTGGATGGAGAAGGCCGCGCGGCGTCTCCCACTGACGTTAACTGTCGGAGGAGTGAGTAATTTTCTGTCACGGGGGTCTGCTAGAGTAATATGGGTAGGAGTTCACGATACGATTGGCGCAATCGAGGAAGTGTACAACGTGCTCGAAAAAGGCGTTAAAAAGTGTGGCTTACCACGCGAGAAACGAAAGTACCGACCACATATTACTATCGGCAGGGCAAAAGGACGTTTTGCGCCAATAACTTCAGAGCTCGCAAATCGAATTAAAAAAAACGATATTCTGTTAAAGGCGGAGCAGATCGTCCTGTACAAGAGTGAGCTTGGTGGCATGAACGCCGTGCACACAGAGATAGCAAGAGTCGGCTCACGGGTCATTGGTGTATAA